A portion of the Panthera tigris isolate Pti1 chromosome E1, P.tigris_Pti1_mat1.1, whole genome shotgun sequence genome contains these proteins:
- the LHX1 gene encoding LIM/homeobox protein Lhx1 gives MVHCAGCKRPILDRFLLNVLDRAWHVKCVQCCECKCNLTEKCFSREGKLYCKNDFFRCFGTKCAGCAQGISPSDLVRRARSKVFHLNCFTCMMCNKQLSTGEELYIIDENKFVCKEDYLSNSSVAKENSLHSATTGSDPSLSPDSQDPSQDDAKDSESANVSDKEGGSNENDDQNLGAKRRGPRTTIKAKQLETLKAAFAATPKPTRHIREQLAQETGLNMRVIQVWFQNRRSKERRMKQLSALGARRHAFFRSPRRMRPLVDRLEPGELIPNGPFSFYGDYQSEYYGPGGNYDFFPQGPPSSQAQTPVDLPFVPSSGPSGTPLGGLEHPLPGHHPSSEAQRFTDILAHPPGDSPSPEPSLPGPLHSMSAEVFGPSPPFSSLSVNGGASYGNHLSHPPEMNEAAVW, from the exons ATGGTGCACTGTGCCGGCTGCAAAAGGCCCATCCTGGACCGCTTCCTCTTGAATGTGCTGGACAGGGCCTGGCATGTCAAGTGCGTCCAGTGCTGTGAATGTAAATGCAACCTGACCGAGAAGTGCTTCTCCCGGGAAGGCAAGCTCTACTGCAAGAACGACTTTTTCCG ATGTTTCGGTACCAAATGCGCCGGCTGCGCGCAGGGCATCTCCCCTAGCGACCTGGTACGGCGAGCGCGGAGCAAAGTGTTTCACCTAAACTGCTTCACCTGCATGATGTGTAACAAGCAGCTGTCCACTGGTGAGGAGCTCTATATCATCGACGAGAACAAGTTTGTCTGCAAAGAGGATTACCTAAGCAATAGCAGTGTCGCCAAAGAGAACAGCCTCCACTCGG ccacCACGGGCAGCGACCCCAGTTTGTCTCCAGACTCCCAAGACCCATCACAGGATGATGCCAAGGACTCGGAGAGCGCCAACGTATCCGACAAGGAAGGGGGCAGCAATGAGAATGATGACCAGAACCTGGGCGCCAAGCGGCGGGGGCCCCGCACCACCATCAAGGCGAAGCAGCTGGAAACTCTGAAGGCAGCCTTTGCTGCCACTCCCAAGCCCACGCGCCATATCCGGGAGCAGCTGGCTCAGGAGACTGGCCTCAACATGCGTGTCATCCAG GTCTGGTTCCAGAACAGACGCTCCAAGGAACGGAGGATGAAGCAGCTGAGCGCGTTGGGAGCCCGGCGCCACGCCTTCTTCCGCAGTCCGCGCCGGATGCGGCCGCTCGTGGACCGCCTGGAGCCGGGCGAGCTCATCCCCAACGGACCCTTCTCCTTCTACGGAG ATTACCAGAGCGAGTACTACGGGCCCGGGGGCAACTATGACTTCTTCCCGCAAGGCCCCCCGTCCTCGCAGGCTCAGACGCCGGTGGACCTGCCCTTCGTGCCGTCGTCCGGGCCCTCCGGGACGCCCCTGGGCGGCCTGGAGCACCCGCTGCCGGGCCACCACCCGTCGAGCGAGGCGCAGCGGTTCACTGACATCCTGGCGCACCCCCCCGGGGACTCGCCCAGCCCTGAGCCCAGCCTGCCCGGGCCTCTACACTCAATGTCGGCTGAGGTCTTCGGGCCCAGCCCGCCCTTCTCATCACTGTCGGTCAACGGCGGGGCGAGCTACGGGAACCACCTGTCTCACCCGCCCGAAATGAACGAGGCGGCCGTGTGGTAG